The nucleotide window GCTCCCATCAAAATGAGGGGTTTATCTTGCGATCGTTTTTTGGCCAGGAAGATTAAGTCTGATAATGGGGGTAAAGCCGCTAAAGCCGGTACAGTATCGGTAGGAAAGCTGACAACTTTCCCCTCGATCGCACCGGTTATCAGTTCAGTTCGGGAAACTATAGGCATGAATGCTAGGAAGAATCAGGACTACAAATTCCTCTTTATCATAGATTAAATTCTGGTTTTTGAGGAAAATTTGTCTCAATTACTATCATATAACCTTTTTTAGGGAAAGAAACCTCCGATAGAGATTAAGGTCATTAATTTTGCTCTATAACTTGATTGAGATGCGCCTTAACTTATCTTCACTTAAAATGTAAACGAAAAAAACACTCAAGACGACTTAGCGATGAAGTCAAATTTTCTATCTCAACTGTTTTCCTCCACTGGAACGATTAAAATTTATGAACAAACCTACAAATTACCCCTGTTAAAGAGTAGAGAGTTTTGGCGACTCCAAAAAACGATCCAAAAGCGACAGCAATTAATTCAAGAGAGTCAAGGGTTAAAGGGGGTTAAGTGGCCAAATCAGAGTAACTTTGACTCTCAATTTAAAGACCTGGAAAACTTAATTAGAGATTACGATAAAATTATTCAATTTCTCTATCAATATCAACAAAGTTTTCAACAGTTTTTTAGTCTTTTATCCGAAGATATTAAAAGAATTGTCAAGGGTAAATTTTCTCAATTATATCAAGCGGAACAGCAAAGACTAGAACTCGAAAAAAAATTCTCCGAAGATTTAAGTTTAGGTCTGATTTTTAAAACTCAAAAACAACAAATATTAAAAAATACGTTGATTCTTTACCGTTCCGCTCAACTAATGTTAAAAAAAATTGAGTTAATTAGTAAAAGTATTGACAAAATTACCGAGGATCAAAATTTACAGATTCAGTCTTTACAGGGAATTGTTCAACAGTTAACCTCTTATGCTAAAATTTATTCTCTTCAGCAAGAGATTGATAGACTAGAAACCGATATTCAAAAACTAGCTGATATAGCGATTAATTTTGAACAAAATTTCTCCAACTATTTAAGCCCTTTTCAAGGATTAATTACTCAAATAGTAAACGTCGATCGGGAACTGTCAGAAATCGTTGAACAAATTAGACTATTAGCAGAAGATATTACCGATCAAGACTTAGGAAATTTTCAAGACTCTGATAATTGGTACGAAACCCTAAGCGAGTTTTTACTAAAAAGCGATCAGAAACAGGAAAGAATTAGAGAAGCTTTTGAACAGATTCAAACTTTCCCCTATTTTAATCTAGATCAATTGAGTTTTCCTGAATCTTTATTAGAAGAAACTTCCCTCATTAAAACTTTAAATAGGATTCAACTTGAAGTAGAAAGTAAACTGAATCAATTTAGTCTTAATCTGAATCCTGAAATGGCCTTTAACCTCGCTAAAAATTATCATCAAGAAGGGATGAAATACTACCTTAAAAAAGACTATCATAAAACCCTAATTCATTTAACTCAAGCCATTAACCTTAATCCTTTATATGTTAATGCCTATTATAATCGAGGGTTAACCTATTATCAGTTAAAAGAGTATGATAAAGCTAGAGAAGATTATAATCAAGCTTTACGGATTAATCCTCAATTTATTTATGCTTATAATGGTAGAGGATTCGTCTATTATGAACTGAAAGAATATGATAAAGCCCTAGAAGATTATCATCAAGCTTTAACGATTAATTCCCAATTTACCCATGCTTACTACAATCGAGGTTTAGTTTATTGCGACCTTAAAGAGTATGATAAAGCTAGAGAAGATTATTATAAAGTTCTTGCCATTGACCCTCATTATACAGACGCTTATAAAAAACTCAAAGATATTCTGTAAATATAAGCTTAAAACCGCTCAACTTTCTAAATCTTCAATTGCCTTTTCAACCTCAACGATTAGAGGAAATAAATCTTGAGTAATGACTTGCCATACTATCTCTAAATCAACGTCAAAATAAGCGTGAATAATACGATTTCTCATGCCAATAATTTGTCGCCAAGGGATTTTGACATATTTAGTTTTGCTAGATTCAGAAACATGATTGGCAGCTTCTCCGATGATTTCAATTAACCTAACTAAAGCTAAAGATAGCATCCTATTGGTATCTAAATCTTCTCGCGTCTTATTTTCGATAAAAAATAATGCCTCTGCTGCTGCATCTCTGATATGTTTTAAACGAGTTAAATCATCAATTTTGCTCATATATTACCAGAGACTCATTAATCACTTTCTCTCGAAAATAATGACTTAAATCTCCTCGAGTTCTTAAATCGATTTTGCGCTTAATTATTTCTGATAATTCATCTTCCATCGTAATAATAGATAACCCTGGAGTTTTCCCCTCTTCAAATTCTACCAAAACATCTACATCACTTTCTTCTGTAAAATCTTCTCT belongs to Gloeothece citriformis PCC 7424 and includes:
- a CDS encoding tetratricopeptide repeat protein; this encodes MKSNFLSQLFSSTGTIKIYEQTYKLPLLKSREFWRLQKTIQKRQQLIQESQGLKGVKWPNQSNFDSQFKDLENLIRDYDKIIQFLYQYQQSFQQFFSLLSEDIKRIVKGKFSQLYQAEQQRLELEKKFSEDLSLGLIFKTQKQQILKNTLILYRSAQLMLKKIELISKSIDKITEDQNLQIQSLQGIVQQLTSYAKIYSLQQEIDRLETDIQKLADIAINFEQNFSNYLSPFQGLITQIVNVDRELSEIVEQIRLLAEDITDQDLGNFQDSDNWYETLSEFLLKSDQKQERIREAFEQIQTFPYFNLDQLSFPESLLEETSLIKTLNRIQLEVESKLNQFSLNLNPEMAFNLAKNYHQEGMKYYLKKDYHKTLIHLTQAINLNPLYVNAYYNRGLTYYQLKEYDKAREDYNQALRINPQFIYAYNGRGFVYYELKEYDKALEDYHQALTINSQFTHAYYNRGLVYCDLKEYDKAREDYYKVLAIDPHYTDAYKKLKDIL
- a CDS encoding DUF86 domain-containing protein, coding for MSKIDDLTRLKHIRDAAAEALFFIENKTREDLDTNRMLSLALVRLIEIIGEAANHVSESSKTKYVKIPWRQIIGMRNRIIHAYFDVDLEIVWQVITQDLFPLIVEVEKAIEDLES
- a CDS encoding nucleotidyltransferase family protein; the protein is MNIFTLPINLPLEKIQRFCKYYHIRKLSLFGSVLREDFTEESDVDVLVEFEEGKTPGLSIITMEDELSEIIKRKIDLRTRGDLSHYFREKVINESLVIYEQN